A single window of Culicoides brevitarsis isolate CSIRO-B50_1 chromosome 3, AGI_CSIRO_Cbre_v1, whole genome shotgun sequence DNA harbors:
- the LOC134833548 gene encoding P protein-like, protein MVQNNDVESHYETISLQEITDNDLLQWKSLPESIRNDICFEEYQQAQLKLEDIQQEEKPKKSALSYSKSSILAIIWLLVAIFLLTKEEKVLKREMYSIKAESTLKILLPNNELYGNIAKFIVEGYFSDETDNNSTNFCLNCFELDVFGEFFDVKNNKLQISTIYFNNTRSHLIKKSLDVEILHKNHVPDSSLEIFVQNSMKIDFPFFLSYDLQLGNPTFSIILAAFVLIFLYGLIIWEVVHRTFASVLSSALAIACLAVVNDRPTMREIISYIDFETILLLFCMMIITSILTETGIFNYLAVFVYRMTKGRIWALIHSLCILTTIISAFLDNVTTTLLISPVTITLCETMELDPVPILMMIVIHANIGGTTTPVGDPPNVIITSNEHVVKGGVSFMEFTKFMGTGVVFCVASTAIFLRIFYRDVEKLRKTSKNDENFQKFKDWEEAAKKLNEGKLKEILEKRIFELKSEKNQNFDEKLKKMQQMYPIKDKNLLYKSTFVLFFVISLFLIESVPEIQRLSLSWCALIGLLLLLIISNKDDMDVILAKVEWATLLFFASMFIIMEIVDRLGLIRLIGDITRDLILSVPQKYQLSLAIVIILWVSGIVSAFIDSIPVTAMMVKVVVSIAQNQTLSLPLPPLIWALAFGPCLGGNGTLVGASANVICAGLANQRGYKIGFIEFLKLGFPVMFVTLTVTTLYLVLLYL, encoded by the exons atggtaCAAAACAACGACGTCGAATCCCATTACGAGACAATTTCTCTTCAAGAAATAACTGACAACGATCTTCTTCAATGGAAATCGTTACCTGAATCCATCAGAAATGACATTTGCTTTGAGGAATATCAACAGGCCCAATTAAAACTCgaag ACATTCAACAGGAAGAAAAACCAAAGAAATCTGCTTTAAGTTactcaaaaagttcaattttggcAATTATTTGGCTTTTAGTAGCAATTTTCTTGTTAACGAAGGAAGAAAAAGTGTTGAAACGAGAAATGTATTCGATAAAAGCTGAAagtactttgaaaattttacttccgAATAATGAATTGTATGGAAATATAGCGAAATTTATCGTTGAAGGATATTTTAGTGACGAAACTGACAAtaattcaactaatttttgtcttaattgcTTCGAACTCGACGTTTTtggggaattttttgatgttaag aacaacaaGTTACAAATCTCAACAATTTACTTCAACAACACTCGATCGCATCTCATAAAAAAGTCATTAGATGTCGAAATTCTTCACAAAAACCACGTTCCCGATTCATCACTCGagattttcgttcaaaattccatgaaaattGACTTTCCATTTTTCCTTTCTTACGACCTCCAATTAGGAAATCCAacattttccatcattttagCCGCTTTTGTGCTCATTTTCTTGTACGGATTGATAATTTGGGAGGTTGTTCATCGTACATTTGCTTCCGTGCTGTCTTCAGCTCTTGCCATCGCGTGTTTAGCTGTCGTCAATGATCGCCCAACGATGCGCGAAATTATCTCCTACATCGATTTCGAGACAATTTTGCTTCTTTTCTGCATGATGATCATCACTTCAATTCTAACTGAAACGGGAATCTTCAATTATTTGGCAGTTTTTGTGTATCGCATGACAAAAGGTCGAATTTGGGCGTTAATTCACAGTTTGTGCATTCTAACAACGATCATTTCCGCCTTTTTGGATAACGTAACAACGACTTTGCTCATTTCGCCCGTCACAATAACGCTCTGTGAGACAATGGAGTTGGATCCGGTGCCAATTCTCATGATGATTGTCATTCATGCGAATATTGGAGGCACGACGACGCCTGTAGGAGATCCGCCGAACGTGATAATTACGAGTAATGAACATGTTGTCAAAGGGGGAGTGTCTTTTATGGAATTTACGAAGTTTATGGGAACGGGAGTCGTTTTTTGTGTCGCAAGTACGgcgatttttttgagaattttttatcgtgatgttgaaaaattgagaaaaacttcaaaaaatgatgaaaatttccaaaaattcaaagattgGGAAGAagctgctaaaaaattaaatgaaggaaaattaaaagaaattcttgaaaaaagaattttcgagTTGAAATccgagaaaaatcaaaatttcgatgaaaaattgaagaaaatgcaACAAATGTACCCGATCAAAGACAAAAATCTCCTCTACAAATCCacttttgtgctttttttcgTCATCAGCCTCTTCCTAATAGAATCTGTGCCTGAAATTCAACGTTTGTCTCTCAGTTGGTGTGCTTTAATAGGCCTCTTGTTACTTCTGATCATCTCTAACAAAGACGACATGGATGTAATTCTCGCAAAAGTTGAATGGGCAACTCTTCTTTTCTTCGCCTCGATGTTCATCATCATGGAAATTGTCGATCGTCTCGGCTTAATTCGACTCATCGGCGATATTACTCGAGATTTGATACTTTCCGTACCCCAAAAATACCAATTATCGCTCGCAATTGTCATAATTTTGTGGGTTTCGGGCATTGTTTCTGCCTTTATCGACAGTATCCCCGTAACAGCGATGATGGTCAAAGTTGTCGTCTCCATAGCACAAAATCAGACACTTTCACTCCCTTTGCCGCCTTTAATTTGGGCATTAGCATTCGGACCGTGTCTCGGAGGAAATGGAACGTTAGTAGGAGCATCAGCGAATGTAATTTGTGCGGGACTTGCCAATCAAAGAGGATATAAAATTGGATTTATCGAGTTTTTgaa attgGGATTCCCTGTGATGTTCGTTACCTTAACAGTTACAACATTGTACTTAGTTTTGctgtatttgtaa
- the LOC134835872 gene encoding acyl-CoA Delta(11) desaturase-like, translated as MIPAALSPITMVNGKSHEIKAVQAANGTTKSFGLSNNSYVVKNGEKPEYEDKTSDNYVPKSYRSQSKLGLLATHFLDKYLGIRFLQPIKWQNTISIFALHFYFLFMVLKNPWNVTMWQTGIWGFVTGIIGGFGVTGGAHRLWSHKAYKAKLPLRIILMLCYCVSGQNSLYDWIRDHRIHHKYSETDADPHNSNRGFFFAHVGWLMLYKHPEVIKKGNSIDLSDILADPVIQFHQKYFIPLKLLLAFYLPCAVAVYGWGETWFWAFISQAIVRYVFGLNFTWSVNSVAHLWGFRSYDKRINPVENVTVAIFAMGEGWHNYHHVFPWDYKAAELGDYKVNITTMFIDFFAWIGWAYDLKQPTKDMVRRTVEKYGDGSHDHYGHFHPEEVPDPEETNNNVSKED; from the exons ATGATTCCTGCTGCACTTTCGCCCATCACAATGGTCAACGGAAAATCGCACGAAATTAAGGCTGTGCAAGCCGCCAATGGCACGACGAAAAGTTTCGGGCTCTCAAATAACTCGTATGTCGtgaaaaatggcgaaaaaCCCGAATACGAGGACAAAACAAGTGATAATTACGTGCCCAAATCCTATCGAAGTCAAAGTAAACTCGGACTTTTAGCGACACACTTTCTCGACAAATATCTCGGAATACGATTTTTGCAGCCGATCAAATGGCAAAATACAATTTCGATTTTCGCCCTGCACTTTTACTTCCTTTTCATGGTCTTAAAGAACCCGTGGAACGTTACGATGTGGCAAACGGGCATTTGGg GTTTCGTAACTGGAATAATCGGAGGATTTGGCGTCACAGGCGGCGCACACAGATTATGGAGCCACAAAGCATACAAAGCCAAATTACCTCTTAGAATTATTCTTATGTTGTGTTATTGTGTTAGTGGTCAa AACAGTTTATACGATTGGATTCGCGATCACAGAATTCATCATAAGTATTCGGAGACAGATGCGGATCCACACAACTCAAATCGGGGCTTTTTCTTTGCACATGTCGGCTGGCTCATGTTGTACAAGCATCCGGAAGTCATCAAAAAGGGCAATTCCATCGACTTGAGTGACATTTTGGCAGATCCCGTCATCCAATTCCATCAAAA ATACTTTATTCCGTTGAAACTTCTGCTCGCGTTCTACCTTCCATGCGCCGTTGCTGTTTACGGATGGGGCGAAACTTGGTTCTGGGCCTTCATCTCGCAAGCGATCGTTCGTTACGTCTTTGGATTGAACTTTACGTGGTCCGTTAACAGTGTCGCACATTTGTGGGGATTCAGATCTTATGACaa aCGCATCAATCCCGTCGAAAATGTGACAGTTGCGATTTTCGCGATGGGCGAAGGATGGCACAATTATCATCATGTCTTCCCATGGGATTACAAAGCGGCTGAATTGGGAGATTATAAAGTCAATATCACGACAATGTTCATTGATTTCTTCGCCTGGATCGGATGGGCGTACGATTTGAAGCAACCGACAAAGGATATGGTTCGAAGAACTGTCGAAAAATacg gtgaCGGAAGTCATGATCATTACGGACATTTCCATCCCGAAGAGGTTCCCGATCCAGAGGAAACGAACAATAACGTTTCGAAGGAAGACTAA
- the LOC134835064 gene encoding cyclin-dependent kinase-like 4, whose translation MDWFGEKRLWLFGNHLPLLPRRSRGSSRMDRYEKLSRLGEGSYGVVYKCRDRETNQLVAVKRFVESEDDPAIRKIALREVRMLKNLKHQNLVCLLEVFRRKRRLHLVFEFCEHTVLHELERHPQGVPDNLTKQIVYQTLLGVAYIHRQGVVHRDIKPENILLTAKGQVKLCDFGFARMLSPGENYTDYVATRWYRAPELLVGDTNYGTPVDVWAIGCVFAELVRGDALWPGRSDVDQLYLIRRTLGDLLPRHLAIFSNNEFFKGIQLPVPPTLEPLETKMPNRALSNPLMMDFLKKCLHIDPVKRQTCERLVQHAYFEDYIAKQKEMEADIYAESRKEKQKMSALTSLPQLPSTMESKMPMNNKNNNYTRGDHHLPTI comes from the exons ATGGATTGGTTCGGTGAAAAACGACTTTGGTTATTTGGAAATCATTTGCCATTATTACCGAGACG ATCACGTGGATCAAGTAGAATGGATCGTTATGAGAAATTGAGTCGTTTGGGCGAAGGATCTTATGGAGTCGTTTACAAATGTCGAGATCGGGAAACGAATCAACTTGTCGCTGTGAAGAGATTCGTTGAAAGTGAAGATGATCCAGCGATTCGGAAAATTGCCCTCAGAGAAGTTCGGATGTTGaag aatTTGAAACATCAGAATCTCGTTTGCCTTTTAGAAGTTTTCCGTAGAAAACGACGCCTTCATCTCGTTTTCGAGTTTTGCGAACATACAGTGTTACATGAACTTGAAAGACATCCGCAAGGAGTTCCCGACAATCTAACCAAACAAATTGTGTATCAAACGCTTCTTGGCGTCGCCTATATTCATCGTCAAGGCGTCGTGCATCGAGATATAAAGCCTGAAAATATCCTGTTAACAGCAAAAGGTCAAGTAAAGCTCTGTGATTTTGGGTTTGCGCGAATGTTGAGTCCCGGCGAGAATTATACGGATTATGTAGCGACACGATGGTATCGAGCGCCTGAACTGCTCGTTGGAGATACGAATTATGGGACGCCTGTCGATGTTTGGGCCATTGGATGTGTGTTTGCGGAACTCGTGAGAGGCGATGCACTTTGGCCCGGGCGTTCAGATGTCGATCAATTGTATCTTATTCGACGCACTCTCGGAGATCTTTTACCGCGACACTTAGCTATCTTTagtaataatgaatttttcaag gGCATACAATTACCTGTTCCTCCAACTCTTGAACCTTTAGAAACAAAAATGCCGAATCGAGCTTTATCGAATCCATTGATGATGGATTTTctcaag AAATGCCTCCATATTGATCCTGTGAAGCGTCAAACGTGCGAAAGACTCGTGCAGCATGCTTATTTCGAAGATTACATTGCGAAACAGAAGGAAATGGAAGCAGATATTTACGCAGAATCACGCaaggagaaacaaaaaatgtctgcGCTGACATCGTTACCGCAACTTCCGTCGACAATGGAGTCAAAGATGCCgatgaataacaaaaataacaattacacGAGGGGCGATCATCATCTTCCAACCATCTAA
- the LOC134833553 gene encoding uncharacterized protein LOC134833553: MHLTQTIINTFLLLFGISGVFAAPIQPSDIVNTIKGIHKKIDGIGKDDVSDENSSNSSENDVDLMQNRPADWMSPEMTSTMRQNKMFGFYGYIPAFAPIPSYYPTLPSPDYFSDYNYYGYNDDDDDVMSRGAATKKRPNQFKNSPIYYIRLPPTPYMFVPGVGYISQPPTYQPMAPPPVVPVVPAVPTSPFYNLPLNFMANGKPTNIYQWQGNPSPQQYPQYPSPAASQYQPPYVPQQLPAASPPQIQQQLPAQRPHKPYRPYPRPQNNYMQDSKVTHLKGPFLFNGRPEEIFLLPNYQNLQNPYNAGYYPDPYSYNNYNPYNTPYY; the protein is encoded by the coding sequence ATGCACTTAACACAGACGATAATCAACACTTTTCTGCTGCTATTTGGCATTTCGGGCGTGTTTGCTGCTCCCATCCAGCCGAGTGATATTGTCAACACGATAAAAGgcatccataaaaaaatcgatggaATCGGGAAAGATGATGTTTCAGACGAAAATTCCTCAAATTCATCGGAAAATGATGTTGATTTGATGCAAAATCGTCCCGCGGATTGGATGTCGCCTGAAATGACTTCAACCATGCGTCAAAATAAGATGTTCGGCTTTTATGGATACATCCCGGCATTTGCTCCAATACCTTCGTACTATCCAACTCTCCCGTCGCCCGATTATTTTAGCGATTACAATTATTACGgatacaacgacgacgacgacgatgtcaTGTCACGAGGCGCCGCGACGAAAAAACGCCCGAATCAGTTCAAAAATTCGCCAATTTATTACATTCGACTGCCTCCGACGCCATACATGTTCGTGCCCGGTGTCGGATATATCTCGCAACCGCCAACTTATCAACCAATGGCGCCGCCTCCGGTTGTTCCCGTTGTTCCTGCTGTGCCAACAAGCCCTTTTTATAATCTCCCCTTGAATTTCATGGCGAACGGCAAACCAACAAACATCTATCAATGGCAAGGAAATCCATCGCCGCAACAATATCCGCAATATCCATCGCCCGCAGCGTCGCAATATCAACCGCCTTACGTTCCGCAACAACTTCCCGCCGCTTCTCCGCCGCAAATTCAGCAACAACTCCCCGCGCAGAGACCTCATAAGCCATATCGCCCTTATCCACGCCCCCAAAATAATTATATGCAAGATTCGAAAGTGACGCATCTCAAAGGtccatttttgtttaatgGAAGACCCGAAGAGATTTTCTTACTGCCTAACtatcaaaatttgcaaaatccGTATAATGCTGGATATTATCCCGATCCGTACAGTTACAACAATTATAATCCGTATAACACGCCTTATTATTGA
- the LOC134833409 gene encoding ras-related protein Rab-1A, whose translation MSAMQPEYDYLFKLLLIGDSGVGKSCLLLRFADDTYTESYISTIGVDFKIRTIELEGKTIKLQIWDTAGQERFRTITSSYYRGAHGIIVVFDCTDQESFNNVKQWLEEIERYACENVNKLLVGNKCDLQAKKVVDTATATEYANQLGIPFLETSAKNATNVEQAFLTMAAEIKNRVGPSSAATGPAQSINITQGKNVEQSKGGCC comes from the exons ATGTCCGCTATGCAACCAGAATA TGATTACTTGTTCAAGTTGCTCTTGATCGGCGATTCGGGCGTCGGAAAATCCTGCTTGCTGTTGAGATTCGCCGATGACACATACACGGAGAGCTATATTAGCACAATTGGAGTAGATTTT AAAATACGCACCATTGAATTGGAAGGAAAGAccataaaattgcaaatt tgGGATACAGCAGGACAAGAGCGCTTCCGTACAATCACTTCGTCCTATTATCGCGGCGCCCATGGCATTATTGTGGTTTTTGATTGCACAGATCAGGAATCCTTCAACAACGTCAAACAGTGGTTAGAGGAAATTGAACGTTATGCATGCGAGAatgtcaataaattattagtaGGCAATAAGTGTGACTTACAAGCCAAGAAAGTTGTTGATACAGCAACCGCTACG GAATACGCAAATCAATTGGGAATCCCATTCCTCGAGACATCGGCAAAGAATGCAACAAACGTCGAACAGGCTTTCCTTACCATGGCTGCTGAAATCAAGAATCGCGTTGGACCATCGAGTGCTGCTACCGGCCCCGCGCAAAGTATAAATATTACCCAAGGTAAAAATGTGGAGCAATCAAAGGGAGGCTGCTGTTAA
- the LOC134833408 gene encoding cell cycle checkpoint control protein RAD9A-like — translation MKCEIGGLNTKVFSRGIHFLARIGDEIHFESLDSGLYLSTVNHIKTAYGSIKFEREFFSEYKDDLGQDDETQCKVSIRQILPVFRSLKQVERFTIELDQKSCRLVFVLFCRQKITKKHSIPILDFTRLDELEIPESFSNKITGSHKLMVGILHSFHKTCREIKFDVKSDSIVIKNHIDNENSDYETIRSNHTLRVDEFDTFSIKQEGSIAFTFSDFRAMVHFAEANEAMLRVNFDAPGEPLCMSCACPDKDLFVANLLVATMLHDMEDTAPDVLRSKTQTSDEGTEQPEPRSRQKKRKRVIESQSDENPFDFVNDKSEKSKGGKEKSDQINETEDKTVENMPPIANP, via the exons ATGAAATGCGAAATTGGGGGTCTAAACACCAAAG tGTTTTCGCGCGGCATTCACTTCCTCGCCAGAATCGGAGATGAAATCCATTTCGAGAGTTTGGATTCAGGACTTTACTTGAGCACCGTAAATCACATTAAAACAGCTTATGGCTCGATAAAATTCGAAAGAGAATTTTTCTCAGAGTACAAAGACGACCTCGGGCAAGACGACGAAACGCAATGTAAAGTCTCGATACGACAAATTTTGCCGGTTTTTCGATCGTTGAAGCAG gtCGAACGTTTCACAATTGAATTGGATCAAAAGAGCTGTCGGCTTGTCTTTGTGCTGTTTTGTCgtcaaaaaatcacgaaaaaacaCTCGATTCCCATTTTAGACTTTACGAGACTTGATGAACTTGAGATTCCTGAGAGTTTTAGCAACaa aaTTACCGGATCTCACAAATTAATGGTAGGAATCCTCCATAGCTTCCACAAAACATGCCGCGAAATCAAATTTGACGTGAAATCCGACTCAATTGTCATCAAAAATCACATTGACAATGAAAACAGCGACTACGAGACGATTCGTTCGAATCACACATTGCGCGTCGATGAGTTCGACACGTTTTCCATCAAGCAAGAAGGCTCAATTGCCTTTACTTTTTCGGATTTTCGTGCGATGGTGCATTTCGCGGAGGCAAACGAAGCCATGTTACGCGTTAATTTCGACGCTCCCGGCGAACCGCTTTGCATGTCATGCGCTTGCCCTGACAAAGATCTCTTTGTAGCGAATTTACTCGTTGCCACGATGCTTCATGACATGGAAGATACGGCGCCGGATGTGTTACGATCGAAAACTCAAACGAGCGACGAAGGCACGGAGCAACCTGAGCCGCGATCGAGACAGAAAAAGCGAAAACGTGTCATTGAATCGCAAAGCGACGAGAATCCATTCGATTTTGTGAacgataaaagtgaaaaaagtaaaGGAGGAAAGGAAAAAAGTGACCAAATTAATGAAACGGAAGACAAAACTGTCGAAAATATGCCTCCAATCGCGAATCCGTAA